The Afipia massiliensis genome has a segment encoding these proteins:
- a CDS encoding NUDIX domain-containing protein, producing MSIQDARLRFEPLLRRVFHFYSRFARGMTLGVRAVVLDGENRVFLVKHSYVSGWHLPGGGVETGETFLSSLKRELIEEGRIEMTGEPLLHGLFFNRQVSPRDHVAVYVVRQYRQDRMPDPNHEIVACGFFGVAELPPETTRGTRARIAEVLDNRPLTEDWI from the coding sequence ATGAGTATTCAGGATGCCAGGCTGCGGTTTGAGCCTTTGCTCCGGCGCGTCTTTCATTTCTATTCCCGGTTCGCCCGGGGCATGACTCTTGGCGTGCGCGCGGTCGTGCTTGATGGCGAGAATCGCGTTTTTCTGGTCAAGCACAGCTACGTTTCCGGCTGGCACCTGCCCGGAGGCGGCGTTGAGACCGGCGAGACGTTCCTGAGTTCGCTGAAGCGTGAGCTGATCGAGGAAGGTCGGATCGAGATGACCGGCGAGCCGCTGCTTCATGGCCTGTTCTTCAACCGCCAGGTGTCGCCGCGCGACCATGTCGCGGTCTATGTCGTGCGCCAGTACCGGCAGGACCGGATGCCGGATCCCAACCATGAGATTGTGGCGTGTGGCTTCTTTGGGGTGGCTGAATTGCCGCCGGAGACCACCCGCGGGACGCGAGCGCGGATCGCTGAAGTGCTGGACAACAGGCCTTTGACCGAGGACTGGATTTAA
- a CDS encoding metallophosphoesterase family protein, which produces MTSFVLAHLSDPHLGPMPRPRLRELAGKRAIGYLNWQRKRHMIHRRDVLGELVADMQAQQPDHIAVTGDLVNIALPLEFTEARKWLESVGAPDHVSLVPGNHDAYVRGIREHFPYSWADYFRGDGIAANSDAAFPYLRRRGPLALIGVSTAIPTAPFMATGRLGLQQRGDLEKLLQQLAPENLFRVLMIHHPPMTSPGRWAARLRDSDELLDLIARYGVDLILHGHDHRHATVWLDGPRGRIPAIGVPSASAMAHGHNHPAAYNLFSIERADGAWRCDHRVRGFADGMMLGEIKDERLI; this is translated from the coding sequence ATGACGTCATTCGTGCTCGCGCATCTGTCCGATCCGCATCTCGGCCCGATGCCGCGGCCGCGCCTGCGTGAGCTCGCCGGCAAGCGCGCCATCGGTTATCTCAACTGGCAGCGCAAGCGGCATATGATCCATCGCCGCGACGTGCTCGGCGAACTCGTCGCCGACATGCAGGCCCAGCAGCCGGATCACATCGCGGTCACAGGCGACCTCGTCAACATCGCGCTGCCGCTCGAATTCACTGAGGCCCGCAAATGGCTGGAGAGCGTCGGCGCGCCGGATCACGTCTCACTGGTGCCGGGCAATCACGACGCCTATGTGCGCGGCATCCGCGAGCATTTCCCGTATTCGTGGGCGGATTACTTTCGCGGCGACGGTATCGCGGCAAATAGCGATGCCGCGTTTCCCTATCTGCGCCGCCGCGGCCCGCTGGCGCTGATCGGCGTCTCCACCGCCATTCCCACCGCGCCGTTCATGGCAACCGGGCGGCTCGGGCTGCAGCAGCGCGGCGATCTCGAAAAGCTGCTGCAGCAACTGGCTCCCGAGAATCTGTTTCGCGTGCTGATGATCCATCATCCGCCGATGACGTCGCCCGGGCGATGGGCGGCGCGGCTGCGCGATTCCGATGAACTGCTGGATCTGATCGCACGTTACGGCGTCGATCTGATTTTGCACGGCCACGACCATCGCCACGCCACGGTCTGGCTCGACGGACCACGCGGGCGCATTCCGGCTATCGGTGTCCCGTCCGCATCAGCGATGGCGCACGGGCACAATCATCCCGCCGCCTACAATCTGTTTTCAATTGAACGCGCCGATGGCGCATGGCGCTGCGATCATCGCGTGCGCGGATTTGCCGACGGCATGATGCTCGGCGAGATCAAGGATGAACGGCTGATTTAA
- a CDS encoding GNAT family N-acetyltransferase, with protein sequence MSDLSLTILAETPGDEQAIERLHERTFGPGRYALSAYRLREHVDHLLDLSFTARIGTLMVGSVRQLPVCVGNTPALLLGPLTVEPPFRDRGVGRALLERALKDAKTKGHSLVLLVGDEAYYSRAGFKRIPKGRATMPGPVDHARLLVRELVDGAFEGVSGAIRPDWTFARAL encoded by the coding sequence ATGTCCGATCTTTCCCTGACCATATTGGCCGAAACCCCCGGCGACGAGCAGGCCATCGAGCGCCTGCACGAACGCACGTTCGGCCCCGGCCGTTACGCGCTCAGCGCCTATCGGCTGCGCGAGCATGTCGATCATTTGCTTGACCTGTCGTTCACGGCGCGGATCGGCACGCTGATGGTCGGCTCGGTGCGGCAGCTGCCGGTCTGTGTCGGCAATACACCAGCGCTGCTGCTCGGGCCGCTGACGGTCGAACCACCATTTCGGGATCGCGGTGTCGGGCGCGCGTTGCTTGAGCGCGCGTTGAAGGATGCGAAGACGAAGGGGCACAGTCTCGTGCTGTTGGTCGGCGACGAGGCGTATTACAGCCGCGCCGGTTTCAAGCGGATTCCGAAGGGCCGGGCGACCATGCCGGGACCGGTCGATCACGCGCGGCTGCTGGTGCGTGAACTGGTCGACGGCGCGTTCGAAGGCGTCAGCGGCGCCATTCGCCCGGACTGGACATTCGCCCGGGCGCTCTGA